The nucleotide sequence ACCGATACAAGTTTGATTGAACAATTCATGTATCCAAAGCTGGGCCCGGGACAGATGTGGGAGACTGTTGCAAAAATTGTGGAAGCAAAAGGCGGGACAATCATAAAAAATGCTGAAGTTGTGAAGCTGAACGTTGCTGAAAATAATGTCAGTGAACTTACGTATTGCAATAATATCACAAAAGAAAATACAACCATCGCGGGCGATTATTTTTTCTCTACCATGCCTGTGATTGACCTTATAAATGCCATGGGCAGCAGCGTACCGGCTGAAATAAAAAAAGTGAGCAGCGGTCTGCAATACCGCGATTTTATTACCGTTGGATTGTTGCTTAATAAATTAAAAATAAAGAATGAAACCCGCATCAGCACGTTAAACAATCTGGTTCCCGATAACTGGGTTTATATTCAGGAACGCGATGTAAAAGTAGGACGGCTGCAGATATTCAATAACTGGTCGCCTTACATGGTAGCTGATATTGACAAGGTGTGGATTGGGCTTGAATATTTCTGTAACGAAGGAGATGCGTTGTGGAGCATGACGGATGCCGATTTCATTCAATTTGCAGTGCATGAATTGGACAGTATTGATATCATCGATAAAAATGAAGTTATAGACAGTACTATTATTCGTGTTCCGAAAACGTATCCTGCCTATTTTGGAACGTATTCGCAGTTCAACACAATAAGGGAATTTACTGACAATATTAAGAATCTATATCTGGTTGGAAGAAACGGAATGCACAAATACAATAATCAGGATCATTCCATGCTTACGGCAATAACGGCTGTAAACAATATCATTGTCGGTGAAACTTCAAAAGAAAACATCTGGAATATCAACACCGAAGAAGAGTATCACGAGGCAAAATAATCATTGCTCCTGAAAAACCAAAGAGGGCAGTTAGCACTGCCCTCTTCGATTAACCTAATCACATTCAATTATTCTCGTCTTTCGAAAAGAATGCGTCGTTTTCAGTCCTACCCAAACTGTTAACGAACCTGAATAGTAATCAATTCCATTATTCGTTACAAAATACGGATAAAACTCCTCCCGCAAAATTAAATACT is from Bacteroidota bacterium and encodes:
- a CDS encoding NAD(P)/FAD-dependent oxidoreductase — encoded protein: MSKTALIIGAGPAGLTAAYELVTKTDIKPIIIEKTNDIGGISKTVVHNGNRIDIGGHRFFSKSDRVMKWWLEIMPVQGSESKDDILKEIFYHKKSTHVQLSPNGPDPEKEDNVMLIRSRLSRIFFLRRFFDYPITLNLKTLSNLGIVRIFKIGWTYIWVQIFPVKNVKTLEDFFISRFGTELYKTFFKDYTEKVWGVPCNEIAADWGAQRIKGLSVTRAMAHAVKSMFRKERSIEQKNTDTSLIEQFMYPKLGPGQMWETVAKIVEAKGGTIIKNAEVVKLNVAENNVSELTYCNNITKENTTIAGDYFFSTMPVIDLINAMGSSVPAEIKKVSSGLQYRDFITVGLLLNKLKIKNETRISTLNNLVPDNWVYIQERDVKVGRLQIFNNWSPYMVADIDKVWIGLEYFCNEGDALWSMTDADFIQFAVHELDSIDIIDKNEVIDSTIIRVPKTYPAYFGTYSQFNTIREFTDNIKNLYLVGRNGMHKYNNQDHSMLTAITAVNNIIVGETSKENIWNINTEEEYHEAK